The proteins below come from a single Sphingomonas carotinifaciens genomic window:
- a CDS encoding peptidylprolyl isomerase has protein sequence MADTFETLTLTLDDGDVVITLRPDLAPEHVRRIGELANEGFYDGVVFHRVIPGFMAQGGDPTGTGMHGSDKPNLKQEFNAEPHVRGTCSMARTSDPNSANSQFFICFDDARFLDRQYTVWGQVSSGMELIDALPKGEPPREPGKIVKARAA, from the coding sequence ATGGCCGATACCTTTGAGACGCTGACCCTGACGCTGGACGACGGCGACGTCGTCATCACGCTGCGCCCTGACCTGGCGCCCGAGCATGTCCGCCGCATCGGCGAGCTGGCGAACGAGGGTTTCTACGACGGCGTCGTGTTCCACCGCGTGATCCCCGGCTTCATGGCGCAGGGCGGTGATCCGACCGGCACGGGCATGCACGGGTCCGACAAGCCCAATTTGAAGCAGGAATTCAATGCCGAGCCGCATGTGCGCGGCACCTGTTCGATGGCGCGGACCAGCGACCCGAACTCGGCCAACTCGCAATTCTTCATCTGTTTCGACGATGCGCGCTTCCTCGACCGCCAGTATACGGTGTGGGGCCAGGTTTCGAGCGGCATGGAGCTGATCGACGCGCTGCCCAAGGGCGAGCCTCCGCGTGAGCCGGGCAAGATCGTGAAGGCCCGCGCGGCCTGA
- a CDS encoding LysR substrate-binding domain-containing protein — protein sequence MRRLPPLGAIEAFVQVARLGSIKAAAEELALSAPALSRRVQTLERFVGKPLFARRHQAMVPNDDGETLMTQIAPLLDQLSDAVEAMSSGQEVLRLRLGVLPLYASQKLFPRLGELRTAHPELHLDIDTAGHGIARLGEGLDAVIALGREIDPALYAKRLDTNRVYVIGAKTLLDGPNPIVRPEQMNGMTALLHREMPDAFTAWTSAVGLPNVKPKAIDFFDSGGLMLEAVAQGLGIAFMHASHFENAHDPRLVRLFDIEVESPYSHWFVCRPRALQQKPVKLFHDWLIRTLYPQAA from the coding sequence ATGCGCAGGCTGCCGCCCTTGGGGGCTATCGAGGCATTCGTGCAGGTGGCGCGGCTCGGTTCGATCAAGGCCGCCGCAGAGGAACTGGCCCTGTCCGCGCCCGCGCTCAGCCGCCGGGTGCAGACGCTGGAGCGATTCGTCGGCAAGCCGCTGTTCGCGCGGCGGCATCAGGCGATGGTGCCCAATGACGATGGCGAAACGCTGATGACGCAGATCGCACCGCTGCTCGATCAATTGTCGGATGCGGTGGAGGCGATGTCGAGCGGGCAGGAAGTGCTGCGCCTGCGTCTCGGCGTGCTGCCGCTCTATGCCTCGCAAAAATTGTTTCCGCGGCTCGGCGAACTGCGCACCGCGCATCCCGAACTGCATCTGGACATCGACACCGCGGGCCATGGCATCGCGCGGCTGGGCGAGGGGCTGGATGCGGTGATCGCGCTGGGGCGCGAGATCGATCCGGCGCTTTATGCCAAGCGGCTGGATACCAACCGTGTCTATGTGATCGGCGCCAAGACGTTGCTCGACGGGCCGAACCCGATCGTCCGCCCGGAACAGATGAACGGCATGACCGCGCTGCTCCACCGCGAAATGCCCGACGCCTTCACCGCCTGGACCAGCGCGGTCGGCCTGCCGAACGTGAAGCCCAAGGCGATCGACTTTTTCGATTCGGGCGGGCTGATGCTGGAGGCGGTCGCGCAAGGCCTCGGCATCGCCTTCATGCATGCCAGCCATTTCGAGAATGCGCACGACCCGCGACTCGTGCGGCTGTTCGATATCGAGGTGGAAAGCCCCTACAGCCACTGGTTCGTCTGCCGCCCGCGTGCGCTCCAGCAAAAGCCGGTGAAGCTGTTCCACGACTGGCTGATCCGCACGCTTTACCCGCAAGCGGCGTAA